The proteins below are encoded in one region of Streptomyces roseirectus:
- a CDS encoding tetratricopeptide repeat protein has protein sequence MPRPSREPQRAPAVTAPAPIDVRVTAHTGATIGGVPVTVPDGQEIQHAVLAHLRRTALATGHAVLATVHDERSGYIVPIQVHPDGSSTLTAEPVPITGTSADTATPRAGAPTPGTHAAPPQQTGAGTRTDAYADETPTAAPGTVAPPTGVFGPPPVMEAAEERAGLDEVPPDRGEEAPGRGQVTPGFDDAAGLSVGAPVIDAAAAGLSEGTPRIDDTAAGPGEGVPGRVEGTPGFDGGSAGPGASAPGFDEMPPGRREAASWPGDETAGQADGALLDAEPSSPSPSRDAFAPEARRPSVPPAPPGAPQPLAPPASLDTPPRPVPLVDPETVVAAREPAPKHTPARGFDAVAEAVLGDDPRETDGAEPGPFAAPVARINEAVRAGQIDVAVALAEQTVQEASTTLGADHPEVLRLRELAAYIAYLAGDPVRAFHVSLDVAWTHRRTGDPESAYDNVQSAATAWRAVREPVQGLNLGNELLGLWAALAAEGGPAAEDPGPLESARSRMLRLAERAAARQGS, from the coding sequence ATGCCCCGACCCAGCCGAGAGCCCCAGCGCGCGCCCGCCGTGACGGCCCCGGCGCCGATCGACGTCCGGGTCACGGCACACACCGGCGCCACCATCGGCGGGGTCCCCGTCACCGTCCCCGACGGCCAGGAGATCCAGCACGCCGTCCTCGCCCACCTCCGCCGCACCGCCCTCGCCACCGGCCACGCCGTCCTCGCCACCGTCCACGACGAACGCAGCGGCTACATCGTCCCGATCCAGGTCCACCCCGACGGGTCGAGCACCCTGACGGCGGAACCGGTCCCGATCACGGGGACGTCGGCCGACACGGCGACCCCACGCGCGGGCGCACCGACCCCGGGCACCCACGCGGCGCCCCCGCAGCAGACCGGCGCGGGCACGCGCACAGACGCGTACGCCGACGAGACACCCACCGCCGCACCGGGCACCGTCGCCCCTCCGACCGGGGTGTTCGGGCCACCGCCGGTGATGGAGGCGGCGGAGGAACGGGCGGGGCTTGACGAGGTGCCGCCGGACCGGGGTGAGGAGGCGCCAGGGCGGGGTCAAGTGACGCCGGGGTTCGACGATGCGGCGGGACTCAGCGTGGGCGCGCCGGTGATCGATGCAGCGGCGGCGGGACTCAGCGAGGGAACGCCGAGGATCGACGACACGGCGGCGGGGCCGGGCGAGGGAGTGCCGGGACGGGTTGAAGGGACGCCGGGGTTCGACGGGGGTTCGGCGGGGCCGGGCGCGAGCGCGCCGGGGTTCGACGAGATGCCTCCGGGACGGCGTGAAGCAGCGTCGTGGCCGGGTGACGAAACGGCCGGGCAGGCCGACGGAGCCCTCCTGGACGCCGAGCCGTCGTCGCCGTCGCCCTCCCGCGACGCATTCGCCCCAGAGGCTCGCCGGCCCTCCGTACCGCCCGCTCCCCCCGGCGCCCCTCAGCCCCTCGCGCCGCCGGCCTCCCTCGACACTCCGCCCCGTCCCGTCCCCCTGGTCGACCCCGAAACCGTGGTCGCGGCCCGGGAGCCCGCGCCGAAGCACACGCCCGCGCGCGGGTTCGACGCCGTCGCGGAGGCCGTCCTCGGGGACGACCCGCGCGAGACCGACGGCGCGGAGCCGGGGCCGTTCGCCGCACCGGTGGCACGCATCAACGAGGCCGTACGGGCCGGACAGATCGACGTGGCGGTGGCCCTGGCCGAGCAGACCGTGCAGGAGGCGTCCACGACCCTCGGCGCGGACCACCCCGAGGTGCTGCGCCTGCGCGAACTCGCCGCCTACATCGCCTACCTCGCCGGCGACCCGGTGCGCGCGTTCCACGTCTCCCTCGACGTCGCCTGGACCCACCGCCGCACCGGCGACCCGGAGTCCGCCTACGACAACGTCCAGAGCGCCGCCACAGCCTGGCGCGCCGTCCGCGAACCCGTCCAGGGCCTGAACCTCGGCAACGAACTGCTCGGCCTCTGGGCGGCGCTGGCCGCCGAAGGAGGGCCCGCGGCCGAAGACCCCGGGCCCCTCGAATCCGCCCGCTCCCGCATGCTGCGCCTGGCCGAACGGGCAGCGGCACGGCAGGGGAGCTGA
- a CDS encoding NUDIX hydrolase: protein MRWTVHGERPLYDTPWVRLRALDVEQPDGTRTEYHAVRLRDLAVLAAVDGQRRVLMMWRHRFLTDTWAWELPMGLVEDGETPARAAARELEEETGWRPGSVRELIYAEPAAGITDTRHHVFRTDDARLIGPPTERNESDRVEWIPLDGLAGLIARREIVSGATLVGVMALLLDLGTA from the coding sequence ATGCGCTGGACCGTCCACGGAGAACGACCGCTGTACGACACGCCGTGGGTGCGCCTGCGCGCGCTGGACGTCGAACAGCCCGACGGCACCCGTACGGAGTACCACGCGGTGCGCCTGCGCGATCTCGCGGTGCTCGCGGCCGTCGACGGGCAGCGGCGGGTGCTGATGATGTGGCGGCACCGGTTCCTCACGGACACGTGGGCGTGGGAGCTGCCGATGGGGCTCGTGGAGGACGGCGAGACGCCCGCGCGGGCGGCGGCCCGGGAGCTGGAGGAGGAGACGGGCTGGCGGCCCGGTTCCGTGCGCGAGCTGATCTACGCCGAGCCCGCGGCCGGCATCACGGACACCCGTCACCACGTCTTCCGCACGGACGACGCGCGCCTGATCGGCCCGCCGACCGAGCGCAACGAGTCCGACCGTGTCGAGTGGATCCCGCTCGACGGCCTCGCCGGTCTCATCGCGCGCCGGGAGATCGTCAGCGGGGCCACGCTGGTGGGGGTCATGGCGCTGCTGCTCGACCTCGGAACGGCCTGA
- a CDS encoding amidase family protein: MTAVEVLEGALERLEDLDRTLGAFREVWAAQAGLWAREVDVRVAAGEDLPLAGVPIGVKGRAAGLEALVGAGCVPVGATAVPGPGTAWQTWGVGRHGRTVNPWRRDRTPGGSSAGSAVAVAAGLVPLATGSDGAGSVRIPAAWCGVTGLKTTNGRLPSPDRTGLAAPGFFARDPADAAACWRALSGEPLPVLDRPLDAVWSPGLGFAAPDPEPAALARAAALRLADSGAVRLTEPPLSLTDPADAWLALRSPSPEPPESSPAPRRAARDVNDRRLAELFRSADLLLTPTTPNAAHGHDGPGDRYSTALTWAFNLSGHPAVSVPAGVGSDGCPVGLQIVAPHGREGLLLAVAALLPWTSAPPSIQGDDCACI, encoded by the coding sequence ATGACCGCCGTGGAGGTCCTGGAAGGGGCCCTGGAGCGCCTGGAGGACCTTGATCGGACCCTCGGCGCATTCCGGGAGGTCTGGGCGGCTCAGGCGGGCTTGTGGGCCCGCGAGGTGGATGTGCGGGTCGCGGCCGGGGAGGACCTGCCGTTGGCGGGGGTACCGATCGGGGTGAAGGGGCGGGCCGCGGGGCTGGAGGCGCTGGTCGGGGCCGGGTGCGTGCCCGTGGGGGCCACGGCCGTGCCGGGGCCGGGGACGGCCTGGCAGACCTGGGGGGTCGGGCGGCACGGCCGCACCGTCAATCCGTGGCGCCGCGACCGTACGCCCGGCGGTTCGTCGGCGGGGTCCGCTGTCGCGGTGGCCGCGGGGCTGGTGCCGCTGGCGACCGGGAGCGACGGGGCCGGGTCGGTGCGGATCCCGGCGGCCTGGTGCGGGGTGACCGGGCTGAAGACCACCAACGGACGGCTGCCGAGCCCGGACCGCACGGGGCTCGCCGCGCCCGGTTTCTTCGCCCGTGACCCGGCGGACGCCGCGGCCTGCTGGCGCGCCCTGTCCGGCGAACCGCTGCCCGTACTGGACCGCCCGCTGGACGCCGTCTGGTCCCCCGGCCTCGGTTTCGCGGCCCCCGACCCCGAACCGGCCGCCCTCGCGCGCGCGGCGGCGCTGCGCCTCGCCGACAGCGGAGCCGTGCGCCTCACCGAGCCGCCGCTCTCGCTGACGGACCCGGCGGACGCCTGGCTCGCCCTGCGCTCCCCCTCCCCCGAACCCCCTGAGTCCTCCCCCGCGCCGCGCCGGGCCGCCAGGGACGTCAACGACCGGCGGCTGGCCGAGCTGTTCCGCTCCGCCGATCTGCTGCTGACGCCGACGACTCCGAACGCCGCGCACGGGCACGACGGGCCGGGCGACCGCTACTCGACCGCGCTGACCTGGGCGTTCAACCTCAGCGGGCATCCGGCGGTCAGTGTGCCGGCCGGGGTCGGGTCGGACGGCTGTCCGGTCGGGCTCCAGATCGTGGCGCCGCACGGGCGGGAGGGGCTGTTGCTGGCCGTGGCGGCGCTGCTGCCCTGGACGTCCGCGCCGCCCTCGATCCAGGGCGATGATTGCGCGTGCATATGA
- a CDS encoding flavodoxin family protein, whose product MTNRRFLFLLGSSRHGGNTELLARRAAEQLPADVEQEWISLVDHPLPDFPDLRHDGGYSAPDDPHARRLLDATLAATDLVIASPLYWYSVSGLTKRYLDHWSGWLRLPEADFRGTMAGRTLWGVAAYASHASLAEPLAGTLHHTAAFMKMRFGGVLLGNGTDRGDVLKDGEALTRAKTFFAEEAPPAVFPHQAG is encoded by the coding sequence ATGACGAACCGTCGCTTCCTGTTCCTGCTCGGCAGCAGCCGGCACGGCGGCAACACCGAACTCCTCGCCCGCCGCGCCGCCGAGCAACTGCCCGCGGACGTCGAGCAGGAGTGGATCAGCCTCGTCGACCACCCGCTCCCCGACTTCCCCGACCTGCGCCACGACGGGGGCTACAGCGCCCCGGACGACCCCCACGCGCGGCGCCTGCTGGACGCCACCCTCGCCGCCACCGACCTCGTCATCGCCTCGCCGCTGTACTGGTACTCCGTCTCCGGACTCACCAAGCGCTACCTCGACCACTGGTCCGGCTGGCTGCGACTGCCCGAGGCCGACTTCCGGGGCACGATGGCCGGGCGCACCCTCTGGGGCGTCGCCGCGTACGCCAGTCACGCGTCCCTCGCGGAGCCGCTGGCCGGGACCCTGCATCACACGGCCGCGTTCATGAAGATGCGGTTCGGCGGCGTGCTGCTCGGCAACGGGACCGACCGCGGGGACGTCCTCAAGGACGGCGAGGCTCTGACCCGGGCGAAGACGTTCTTCGCGGAGGAGGCACCGCCCGCCGTGTTCCCGCACCAGGCCGGCTGA
- a CDS encoding ABC transporter permease, with the protein MSRAETAAPTAPARAPSPLWTLGLLRSELLITLRRWRTLALLGVLAAVPVLVGIAVKIETGDGSPAGGGPGGGGGGEGPAFISQVTNNGLFLVFTALAATLPFFLPMAVGVIAGDAVAGEANSGTLRYLLVAPAGRTRLLLTKYVTTMTFCLIATLVVALSALAVGALLFPLGDLTTISGTRITFAEGLWRALLIALVVAASLTGVAALGLFVSTLTNSGIAAMATTVGLLITVQIVDQIPQLHAVQPYLFPHYWLSFADLMREPVYWDDIQKNLGLQALYAAVFGSAAWARFSAKDITA; encoded by the coding sequence ATGTCGCGGGCTGAGACGGCGGCGCCGACCGCACCGGCGCGGGCCCCGAGCCCGCTGTGGACGCTGGGCCTGCTGCGCAGCGAGCTGCTGATCACGCTGCGCCGCTGGCGCACTCTGGCTCTGCTCGGCGTGCTCGCGGCGGTCCCGGTGCTGGTCGGCATCGCGGTGAAGATCGAGACGGGCGACGGCTCGCCGGCCGGCGGCGGTCCCGGCGGGGGCGGTGGCGGAGAGGGCCCGGCGTTCATCTCGCAGGTCACCAACAACGGCCTGTTCCTGGTGTTCACCGCGCTCGCGGCGACCCTGCCGTTCTTCCTGCCCATGGCGGTCGGCGTGATCGCCGGTGACGCCGTCGCGGGCGAGGCGAACTCCGGAACGCTGCGCTACCTCCTGGTCGCCCCGGCCGGCCGCACCAGGCTGCTGCTGACCAAGTACGTCACGACGATGACGTTCTGCCTGATCGCGACCCTGGTGGTGGCGCTGTCGGCGCTCGCGGTGGGCGCGCTGCTGTTCCCGCTGGGCGACCTGACGACGATCTCCGGCACCCGCATCACCTTCGCCGAGGGGCTGTGGCGGGCGCTGCTGATCGCCCTGGTGGTGGCCGCGTCACTGACAGGGGTGGCGGCCCTCGGCCTGTTCGTGTCGACGCTGACCAACAGCGGCATCGCCGCGATGGCCACGACCGTCGGCCTGCTGATCACCGTCCAGATCGTCGACCAGATACCCCAGCTGCACGCGGTGCAGCCCTACCTCTTCCCCCACTACTGGCTGTCCTTCGCGGACCTCATGCGCGAGCCGGTCTACTGGGACGACATCCAGAAGAACCTGGGCCTGCAGGCCCTGTACGCGGCGGTGTTCGGCTCGGCGGCCTGGGCCCGCTTCTCCGCGAAGGACATCACCGCCTGA
- a CDS encoding ABC transporter ATP-binding protein, whose protein sequence is MPHPPARDPAPPPAGSSEPSNPAPVHRSDAPVIQTHGLTKRYRGGQLAVDSLDLTVPGGSVFGFLGPNGSGKTTTIRMLMGLIEPTSGTARVLGRPMPGAVRKVLPEVGALIEGPALYGFLSGRDNLVRYDAADPAADPRTRRRRVEAALERVGLSAAAGKKAKAYSLGMKQRLGLAAALLQPRRLLVLDEPTNGLDPQGMREIRALIRELAADGTTVFLSSHLLDEIEQVCTHAAVMARGRLIAQGGVGELAARARGRLVVETPDPAEAARVLKEQGTADVTVEEERVTAEPPERDLAEVNAALVTAGVRVRGFTVRGASLEDAFVELTGEGFDVAG, encoded by the coding sequence ATGCCACACCCGCCCGCCAGGGACCCGGCCCCGCCGCCCGCCGGGTCCTCGGAGCCCTCGAACCCGGCGCCGGTCCACCGCTCCGACGCCCCCGTGATCCAGACCCACGGCCTCACCAAGCGCTACCGAGGCGGGCAGCTCGCCGTCGACTCCCTGGACCTGACCGTCCCCGGCGGCAGCGTCTTCGGGTTCCTCGGGCCCAACGGCTCGGGCAAGACGACGACGATCAGGATGCTGATGGGCCTGATCGAGCCGACGTCGGGGACGGCACGGGTGCTGGGCAGGCCGATGCCGGGGGCGGTGCGGAAGGTGCTGCCCGAGGTGGGCGCCCTGATCGAGGGGCCCGCGCTGTACGGGTTCCTGTCGGGGCGGGACAACCTCGTGCGCTACGACGCGGCGGACCCGGCGGCGGACCCGCGCACCCGGCGCCGGAGAGTGGAAGCGGCGCTGGAGCGGGTCGGGCTGTCGGCGGCGGCCGGCAAGAAGGCGAAGGCGTACTCGCTGGGCATGAAGCAGCGCCTGGGCCTCGCGGCGGCCCTGCTGCAGCCCAGGCGCCTGCTGGTGCTGGACGAGCCGACCAACGGCCTGGACCCCCAGGGCATGCGGGAGATCCGTGCGCTGATCAGGGAGCTGGCGGCGGACGGGACGACGGTGTTCCTCTCCTCCCACCTCCTGGACGAGATCGAGCAGGTGTGCACGCACGCGGCGGTGATGGCGCGCGGCCGGCTGATCGCGCAGGGCGGCGTGGGCGAGCTGGCGGCGCGGGCGCGCGGGCGCCTGGTGGTGGAGACCCCGGACCCGGCGGAGGCGGCGCGGGTGCTGAAGGAGCAGGGGACGGCCGACGTGACGGTGGAGGAGGAGCGCGTCACCGCCGAGCCGCCGGAGCGCGACCTCGCGGAGGTGAACGCGGCCCTGGTGACGGCGGGCGTCAGGGTCCGGGGATTCACCGTGCGCGGCGCCTCGCTGGAGGACGCGTTCGTGGAGCTGACCGGAGAGGGATTCGATGTCGCGGGCTGA
- a CDS encoding LolA family protein, with product MAPNASDDNQALITEADADEARARRRRTAARYVVPAAVVGVAAATIGLVPAIADSGDPDLPEITAQQLLDKVAASDVEQLSGTVKITTDLGLPDLGGLADGFLSDAAGGSDASAADPTAKMTELVSGTHTVRVATDGPEKQKISLLENAAEYSLIHNGKDVWGYDSGSNEVYHSTLSERARKESQAPATPKDLTEEALKAVDPTTSVTVDGTVHVAGRDAYKLLVKPKQSGTTVGAISIAVDAKTGLPLKFTLTPRSGGAAVVDAGFTQVTFAKPAASTFDFTPPKGAKVTQGETVRGEEAPGHEAPGADEIGKDLTGLNVLGKGWTSIATYDTGTEGMPATGAPEAGAFGGFLDSFGDKVSGDFGKGTVFSTRLVNALVTDDGKVYVGAVTKDALVKAAEAK from the coding sequence ATGGCACCGAACGCATCCGACGACAACCAGGCTTTGATCACCGAGGCCGACGCGGACGAGGCGAGGGCCCGCCGCCGCAGGACGGCCGCGCGGTACGTCGTTCCGGCAGCGGTCGTGGGCGTGGCCGCCGCCACCATAGGTCTGGTTCCCGCCATCGCCGACTCCGGCGACCCGGACCTCCCGGAGATCACCGCCCAGCAGCTCCTGGACAAGGTCGCCGCCTCGGACGTCGAACAGCTCTCCGGCACGGTGAAGATCACCACCGACCTCGGCCTGCCCGACCTCGGCGGCCTGGCCGACGGCTTCCTCTCCGACGCGGCCGGCGGCTCGGACGCCTCCGCCGCCGACCCCACGGCCAAGATGACGGAACTCGTCTCGGGCACGCACACGGTCCGCGTCGCGACCGACGGCCCCGAGAAGCAGAAGATCTCCCTGCTGGAGAACGCGGCGGAGTACAGCCTCATCCACAACGGCAAGGACGTCTGGGGCTACGACAGCGGGTCGAACGAGGTCTACCACTCGACGCTCTCCGAGCGGGCCCGCAAGGAGTCGCAGGCCCCGGCGACCCCGAAGGACCTCACCGAAGAGGCCCTGAAGGCGGTCGACCCGACGACGTCGGTGACGGTGGACGGCACGGTCCACGTCGCGGGCCGCGACGCGTACAAGCTCCTGGTCAAGCCCAAGCAGTCCGGTACGACGGTCGGCGCGATCAGCATCGCCGTCGACGCGAAGACCGGCCTCCCGCTGAAGTTCACGCTCACCCCGAGGAGCGGCGGCGCGGCCGTGGTCGACGCCGGCTTCACCCAGGTCACGTTCGCCAAGCCGGCCGCGTCCACCTTCGACTTCACCCCGCCCAAGGGCGCGAAGGTCACCCAGGGCGAGACCGTCCGGGGCGAGGAGGCGCCCGGCCACGAGGCTCCCGGCGCGGACGAGATCGGCAAGGACCTCACCGGCCTCAATGTCCTCGGCAAGGGCTGGACGTCCATCGCCACGTACGACACGGGCACCGAGGGCATGCCCGCCACGGGCGCCCCCGAGGCGGGCGCTTTCGGCGGCTTCCTCGACTCCTTCGGCGACAAGGTCTCCGGCGACTTCGGCAAGGGCACCGTCTTCTCCACCCGCCTCGTCAACGCCCTGGTCACCGACGACGGCAAGGTCTACGTGGGCGCGGTCACCAAGGATGCCCTGGTGAAGGCGGCCGAGGCGAAGTAA